The DNA region GGCGGCACGGACAACGAGTGGTGGTCTTCCTCAACGAGGTCGTTGGAGAGCTCAAGAAGTGTTCGTGGCCATGGGAGCCGCAGGAAAAGGGAGCGCGTCGCTACCGGGAGCTGATCGATTCGACCGTGGTGGTGGCGATCTCTTCGGTCCTGCTGGCTGCTGTGGTCACGCTGGCGGACTTCTTGTTGGTGAAAGTGGTGGGATTCCTCACTAGGCTGCAGTTATAGGACGCTCGATGAAACCGCGGGAAGGGGCGCAAGGAACCGTGTTGACCGAGAAAGAGGGCCGCGAGGCGCAGCAGGCGCCCGAAGAGCAGGGGCAGTGGTATGTCCTTCATGTGCTTTCCGGCCACGAAGGGCGGGTCAAGAAGAGTATCGAAAAGCGCATTCAAACCGAGGAGATGGGGGATCTGGTCGGGCAGGTGGTGATCCCGGTGGAGCGGATCTCGGAGATCCGCAGGGGCAAGCGTGTCCAAATGGATCGGAAGATCTATCCCGGTTATGTGTTCGTCCGGATGCGGCTGCGCGACGCCCAGAACAAGCTGATCGAAAAGAGCTGGTACTTCATTCGCGAGACGCCGGGAGTGATCGGATTCGCCGGCGGCGAAAATCCGATGCCGATGCCGCCCGACCAGGTTAAAGATATCCTGCGCCAGATGGAAGAGGGGCGCGAACGCCCCACGCCCAAGACTTCCTTCGCCGTCGGCGATCGGGTGAAGGTCGGCGACGGCCCCTTCCTCAACTCGGAAGGCGTCGTGGAAGAGGTGGACCTCGAGCGCGGGAAGCTCTGGATTTCGGTCAACATGTTCGGACGCTCGACGCCGGTGGAGCTCGAATTCTGGCAAGTGGAAAAAGCGGCGTAGGCCCGGTCGTGACCATGAGCCGGCGCTGAATGCGAAACGACGGGTGAGGGAGACGAGAAGAAGATGGCCAAAGAAGTGCAGGCGATCGTCAGGCTGCAGATACCGGCCGGGCAGGCGAATCCCGCTCCGCCGGTGGGTCCGGCTCTCGGACAGCACGGCGTGAACATCATGGGGTTTTGCAAGGAGTTCAACGCGAAGACGCAGAAGGAAGCCGGGATGCTCCTTCCGGTCGTGATCACGATCTATAAGGACAAGTCCTTTACCTTCGTCACCAAATCCCCGCCGGCGGCGGTGCTTTTGAAAAAGGCGGCCAACATTGCCACGGCCTCGAAGGAACCGAACCGCGTGAAGGTCGGGAAGGTCACCAAAGCGCAGGTGATGGAAATCGTCCGCTTGAAGAGGAAAGACTTGAACGCGGGCTCCGACGAGGCGGCTTTCCGCATCATCGCCGGAACGGCGCGGAGCATGGGAATCGACATCGAGGGATAGCCCGCCTATTGCGCCGGCCTTCGGGCCGGGTTCGAGAAACGAAGGGAGAGCGAGGTGAAGACGCGACGAAGCAAGCGCTACCGCGAGGCGGCAAAGCTGCTCGAGCCGGGGAAGTTCTACGGTATCGGCGAAGCGATCCAGGTTTTAGGCAAGATGCCCAAGACCCGCTTCGATGAGACGGTCGAGCTCTCGGTGCACCTCGGCGTCGATCCGAAGCAGGGCGATCAGATGGTGCGCGGCAGCCTTCGACTGCCGCACGGCTCGGGCAAGAAGGTGCGCATCGCCGTGTTCGCCCGCGGATCGGCGGCGGAGGCGGCCAAGGCGGCGGGCGCCGATTTTGTCGGCTTCGAGGATCTAATCAAAAAGGTCTCCGAGGGATTCACCGGATTCGATGTGGCGATCGCCACCCCCGACGCCATGCAGGAGGTGCGCAAGCTCGGCCGGGTGCTCGGGCCCCGGGGCCTGATGCCCAATCCCCGCACGGGAACGGTCACGGACGACGTGGCCGGCGCAGTGGCCGAATGCCGGGCCGGGCGAGTCGAGTTTAAGATGGATAAGAGCGCGAACCTGCACATCGTCATCGGCCGTCGTTCCTTCTCCGAGGCGGCGTTGCAGGAGAACGCCGCGCAGGCGATCGATGCGGTGCAAAAGGCGAAGCCGGCTGCGGCGAAAGGTCGCTTTATTGAGTCGTTGGTGCTTTCCGCGACGATGAGCCCGGGCGTTCCGCTCGATCTTGCGGCGCTGCATCGCAAGTAAAAGGGAGAGGAGCAGATCATGAGGCCGGAAAAAGTATTTCTATCGAATGAGATCCGGGAGTGGCTGAACGGGTCCGACTACATTCTTTTCATCAACTACACGGGCCTGCGGGCGGAGGAGTTCCGGGAGCTGCGCGGACGGCTGGCCGCCGGCGGGGCGCGATGCCGGGTCGCCAAGAACCAAGCGCTGATCCGTGTCCTGCGGGAGACTCGAGAGTTGCCCGAAGAGTGGTCGATTAAGGGACAGGTTGCGGCGATCGCCCATGGCGACCCGGTGGCAGCCGCGAAAGTCCTCAAGAACTTTGCGGCCGAATTCAGCCGTCCCCAGCTCGTGGGCGGCATTCTCGATCGACGGGTGCTGGGCGCCTCCGAGGCCGCGGCGCTCGCGGACCTCCCGGGGCGGGCGGAGCTGCGGGCGAAACTGCTCGGGCTGCTGCAGGCGCCGGCCGCCCGATTGCTCAGCGTCCTGGCGGAACCCTCGCGGGCCCTGGCGCGAACCCTGGCCGCCCGGGCGGAAAAGCTGGGAGGCGGCGCGTCGGAGGGGTGAGCGGGAGGAGAGGGATCATCGGCGCATCTAGTGGAATAACAAGCTTCGGACAACGGCCGAAGAGGGCGATCCGGGATCGCCCGAAGAGAAGAAAAAAAGAAAAGATCCTGCTAGCCTCGGAGCCCTCCGGGGAGAATCGCTGACGCGGGTGCGTCGCGCTACAGGATCGGAAAGGAAATCATGGCGGACTTGAATGCGGTAGTGGAACAGTTGAGCAGCCTCACGGTTCTCGAAGTGGCCCAATTGGTCAAGCAGCTCGAAGAGAAGTGGGGCGTGAGCGCTGCGGCGCCCGTGGCGGTGGCGGCCGCCGCTCCGGCGGGCGGAGCGGGAGGCGAAGGCCAGAAGCCCGCGGCGGAAGAAAAGACGGCCTTCAACGTGATCCTCAAGCAAGTGGGCCCCAATAAGATCGCGGTCATCAAGGAGGTCCGGGCCGCCGTGTCGGGTCTCGGCCTCGCGGAAGCCAAAGCCTTGGTGGAGAGCGCTCCCAAGCCGATCAAGGAGGGGGTCACCAAGGAGGAAGCCGAAGCGATCAAGAAGAAGATCGAAGCGGTCGGCGCGCAGGTAGAGATTCAGTAGGAGAACCGGGCGGTACCGGGATGGGCATCGGAGCCCGAGGGGGAAACCGGTCGGGCTGGCCGGATCAGTCGGGACAATGCGGATAATGGCATGAGCACAAGAGGTTGGCAGCGGATAAACTTCGGTAAGATCGTGGAATCGGTGCCCCTGCCGAATTTGATCTCGCATCAAATTCGGTCCTATGAGGAATTTCTCCAGCTGGGAGTTCCTCCCGAGGAACGGAAGCCGGAAGGCCTGCATGGCGTCTTCCTGGAAGTCTTCCCCATCGAGAGCTATGACGGCAAGGTCTGTCTGGAATATGTTTCCTATGACATAGCCCCGCCCAAGTTTTCGCCTCTTTATTGCCTGCGAAACGGCGAGACGTATGCCGCGGCGCTCTACGTGACATTCCGCCTGCGAGACGAAAACGGGATCAAGCAGGAGCGGGTCTACATGGGCGAGCTGCCGTTGATGACCGAGCACGGGAGCTTCGTCATCAACGGAGCCGAACGTGTGATCGTCAGCCAGCTGCACCGTTCTCCCGGAATC from Methylacidimicrobium sp. AP8 includes:
- a CDS encoding preprotein translocase subunit SecE — encoded protein: MRTISLTTWVALGLAMAGLVALGWLWRRHGQRVVVFLNEVVGELKKCSWPWEPQEKGARRYRELIDSTVVVAISSVLLAAVVTLADFLLVKVVGFLTRLQL
- the nusG gene encoding transcription termination/antitermination protein NusG: MKPREGAQGTVLTEKEGREAQQAPEEQGQWYVLHVLSGHEGRVKKSIEKRIQTEEMGDLVGQVVIPVERISEIRRGKRVQMDRKIYPGYVFVRMRLRDAQNKLIEKSWYFIRETPGVIGFAGGENPMPMPPDQVKDILRQMEEGRERPTPKTSFAVGDRVKVGDGPFLNSEGVVEEVDLERGKLWISVNMFGRSTPVELEFWQVEKAA
- the rplK gene encoding 50S ribosomal protein L11, which produces MAKEVQAIVRLQIPAGQANPAPPVGPALGQHGVNIMGFCKEFNAKTQKEAGMLLPVVITIYKDKSFTFVTKSPPAAVLLKKAANIATASKEPNRVKVGKVTKAQVMEIVRLKRKDLNAGSDEAAFRIIAGTARSMGIDIEG
- the rplA gene encoding 50S ribosomal protein L1, with protein sequence MKTRRSKRYREAAKLLEPGKFYGIGEAIQVLGKMPKTRFDETVELSVHLGVDPKQGDQMVRGSLRLPHGSGKKVRIAVFARGSAAEAAKAAGADFVGFEDLIKKVSEGFTGFDVAIATPDAMQEVRKLGRVLGPRGLMPNPRTGTVTDDVAGAVAECRAGRVEFKMDKSANLHIVIGRRSFSEAALQENAAQAIDAVQKAKPAAAKGRFIESLVLSATMSPGVPLDLAALHRK
- the rplJ gene encoding 50S ribosomal protein L10 — protein: MRPEKVFLSNEIREWLNGSDYILFINYTGLRAEEFRELRGRLAAGGARCRVAKNQALIRVLRETRELPEEWSIKGQVAAIAHGDPVAAAKVLKNFAAEFSRPQLVGGILDRRVLGASEAAALADLPGRAELRAKLLGLLQAPAARLLSVLAEPSRALARTLAARAEKLGGGASEG
- the rplL gene encoding 50S ribosomal protein L7/L12 gives rise to the protein MADLNAVVEQLSSLTVLEVAQLVKQLEEKWGVSAAAPVAVAAAAPAGGAGGEGQKPAAEEKTAFNVILKQVGPNKIAVIKEVRAAVSGLGLAEAKALVESAPKPIKEGVTKEEAEAIKKKIEAVGAQVEIQ